A genomic region of Trichothermofontia sichuanensis B231 contains the following coding sequences:
- a CDS encoding gamma carbonic anhydrase family protein codes for MTANAHPSPLPARDLPSASGWSVCLDTPDCSLAAFVAATATVVGQVTLGRGASIWYGAVVRGDVERIEIGANTNIQDGAVLHGDPGQPTILGDHVTVGHRAIIHSAQLEEGCLIGMGAIVLNGVRIGTGSIVGAGAVVTKDVPPRTLVVGMPAKPVRSVSEAEAAALIEHAHHYQQLALAHARKGG; via the coding sequence GTGACTGCCAATGCCCACCCCTCCCCTCTCCCCGCTCGGGATCTGCCATCCGCTTCTGGCTGGTCTGTTTGTTTAGATACCCCGGACTGTTCCCTCGCCGCCTTTGTGGCAGCCACGGCGACGGTTGTGGGTCAGGTGACTCTGGGGCGGGGGGCCAGCATTTGGTATGGGGCTGTGGTCCGTGGCGATGTGGAACGGATTGAAATTGGGGCCAATACCAATATCCAGGATGGGGCGGTTTTACATGGTGATCCGGGCCAACCGACAATCCTGGGCGACCATGTGACCGTGGGGCATCGGGCGATTATTCACAGTGCCCAGCTTGAGGAAGGATGCCTGATTGGTATGGGCGCGATCGTCCTCAATGGGGTACGGATTGGTACCGGGAGCATTGTAGGTGCGGGGGCTGTGGTGACGAAGGATGTCCCTCCCCGCACCTTGGTTGTGGGAATGCCCGCTAAACCCGTGCGATCGGTGAGCGAGGCGGAAGCCGCCGCACTGATTGAACACGCCCACCACTACCAGCAATTAGCGCTGGCCCATGCCAGGAAAGGCGGTTAA
- a CDS encoding CGLD27 family protein encodes MDRPSPLSSACPVPVEQQPLNEYEHLRESWFFRWATRPWPHYLGIAICLWGLSWLIAGPVAAASFPIAKYPLQFCLSGAGGASVPLVLALTHLYLGWKYVRDRLASEQISYEESGWYDGQLWPKPTAMRDRDRLVVTYQIDPLLGRLQWTFVGLGGLWAIGVGLWWLGASLD; translated from the coding sequence ATGGATAGGCCATCCCCCCTCTCATCAGCCTGCCCGGTTCCGGTTGAGCAACAGCCCCTGAACGAATATGAGCACCTGCGGGAATCCTGGTTTTTCCGCTGGGCGACCCGGCCTTGGCCCCATTACTTGGGGATTGCCATCTGCCTGTGGGGGCTAAGTTGGCTGATTGCCGGCCCGGTGGCAGCGGCGAGTTTTCCGATCGCTAAATATCCGTTGCAGTTTTGCCTGAGTGGGGCGGGCGGGGCCAGTGTTCCCCTGGTGCTGGCGTTGACCCATCTCTACCTAGGGTGGAAATATGTGCGCGATCGCCTTGCCAGTGAGCAGATTTCCTATGAGGAGTCGGGCTGGTACGATGGCCAACTCTGGCCCAAGCCAACCGCCATGCGCGATCGCGATCGCCTGGTGGTAACCTACCAGATTGATCCGCTCCTGGGGCGATTGCAATGGACTTTTGTCGGTTTGGGGGGGCTGTGGGCGATCGGGGTGGGTCTTTGGTGGCTCGGGGCTAGCTTAGACTGA
- a CDS encoding urease accessory protein UreF produces MRCELSPVLLTLLQLASPALPVGAFSYSEGLEALVSRGVITDENTLAHWLTQELQYGAIRVDGAVLLRSYQAFCEQDQAQLVRWNQWLSATRDCEELRQQNWQMGWALARLLPELYPSLAPWLAACQPNCNFAVAFGLAAAQAQIPSEMAIAAYLHSWSTNLINAGIKLIPLGQTIGQVLLLRLQTSILEATTTILTLQEEDLDSCNWGLSLASMQHQNQYSRLFRS; encoded by the coding sequence ATGCGTTGTGAATTGTCCCCGGTTCTCCTGACCCTACTGCAATTGGCCAGCCCTGCGTTGCCCGTGGGGGCGTTTAGCTATTCCGAGGGGTTAGAGGCCCTAGTCAGCCGGGGGGTCATCACGGATGAGAACACCCTGGCACACTGGCTAACCCAGGAGTTGCAGTATGGGGCCATTCGGGTAGATGGGGCAGTGTTGCTCCGAAGTTACCAGGCGTTCTGTGAACAGGATCAAGCTCAACTCGTGCGTTGGAACCAATGGCTGTCGGCAACGCGGGACTGTGAAGAACTCCGACAACAAAACTGGCAAATGGGCTGGGCGTTGGCACGGTTATTACCGGAACTATACCCATCCCTCGCACCCTGGTTAGCAGCCTGTCAGCCCAACTGTAACTTTGCGGTGGCCTTTGGGTTGGCAGCAGCCCAAGCGCAAATTCCGTCAGAAATGGCGATCGCAGCCTATTTGCATAGTTGGAGTACGAATTTAATCAATGCGGGCATTAAGCTGATCCCATTGGGACAAACGATCGGGCAAGTATTGTTACTACGTCTGCAAACCTCAATTCTAGAAGCGACAACAACCATTCTGACCCTGCAGGAGGAGGATCTCGATAGTTGTAACTGGGGTCTGTCCCTAGCCAGTATGCAACACCAAAACCAATATAGCCGCCTCTTTCGTAGTTGA
- a CDS encoding (Fe-S)-binding protein — MKTPIEPTVPLPTLKPARLSPLAGTSFPQDGVPFDAQHPPDPQLIDTCVHCGFCLATCPSYRVIGKETDSPRGRIYLMDAINEGQASLTPATVGHFDSCLGCLACVSTCPSGVQYDQLIAATRPQIERNYDRPLADRWLRHLIFQLFPYPERLRWFLPFFQIYQRSGLQNWVQKSRLLNRVSPQLAAMDSLLPQLTGPVPVPPTGVIPAQGKRRYRVGMILGCVQRLFFDSVNAATVRVLTANGCEVVIPAGQGCCAALPYHQGAAAQAQALARQMIDCFADTDLDAVIINAAGCGHTLKEYGHLLQDDPVYRDRAIAFAQQVRDVQEFLAEVGLTVPLQPLREQPLTVVYQDACHLLHGQRISVQPRQLLRQIPNLVLREPVDAALCCGSAGVYNLLQPEVAATLGQEKVKNLLATQPDLIASANPGCALQLQKHLREQGQTIPVWHPIALLDRATRGESL, encoded by the coding sequence ATGAAAACGCCGATCGAGCCAACCGTGCCGCTGCCCACGCTCAAACCCGCCCGCCTATCCCCCCTAGCCGGGACATCCTTCCCCCAAGACGGGGTGCCCTTTGATGCCCAGCATCCGCCTGACCCGCAGTTAATCGATACCTGTGTCCATTGTGGGTTTTGTCTGGCAACCTGTCCCAGCTATCGCGTGATCGGCAAGGAGACGGATTCGCCACGGGGGCGGATCTACCTGATGGATGCGATTAATGAAGGGCAAGCCAGTCTAACGCCAGCGACAGTGGGCCATTTTGATAGTTGCCTGGGGTGTTTAGCCTGCGTCAGTACGTGTCCGTCGGGGGTGCAGTACGACCAGTTGATTGCGGCAACCCGGCCCCAGATAGAGCGGAATTACGATCGCCCCCTAGCCGATCGCTGGCTCCGCCATTTAATTTTTCAACTGTTTCCCTATCCTGAGCGCCTGCGTTGGTTCTTACCCTTTTTCCAAATCTATCAGCGATCGGGTCTGCAAAATTGGGTCCAAAAAAGCCGACTCCTCAACCGGGTGTCTCCCCAATTGGCGGCGATGGACTCACTCTTACCCCAGTTAACTGGGCCAGTGCCGGTGCCGCCTACGGGGGTGATTCCTGCCCAGGGCAAACGGCGGTATCGGGTGGGGATGATTTTGGGTTGTGTGCAGCGGTTGTTTTTTGACTCAGTGAATGCGGCGACGGTGCGGGTGTTGACGGCTAATGGCTGTGAGGTCGTGATTCCAGCGGGGCAGGGATGTTGTGCCGCGCTGCCCTATCACCAGGGAGCGGCGGCCCAAGCCCAAGCGCTCGCCCGTCAGATGATTGATTGTTTCGCCGATACCGATTTGGATGCGGTGATTATCAATGCGGCGGGCTGTGGGCATACCTTGAAAGAGTATGGGCATTTGTTGCAGGATGATCCGGTCTATCGCGATCGAGCCATCGCGTTTGCGCAACAGGTGCGGGATGTTCAGGAATTTTTGGCTGAAGTGGGCTTAACTGTGCCCCTCCAGCCGCTTCGGGAACAGCCCTTAACGGTGGTATATCAGGATGCCTGTCATCTACTTCACGGGCAGCGGATTAGCGTGCAGCCCCGCCAATTATTGCGTCAGATCCCGAACTTGGTGCTACGGGAACCGGTAGATGCCGCCCTGTGCTGTGGCAGTGCGGGGGTTTATAACCTGTTGCAACCGGAAGTGGCGGCGACCTTGGGGCAAGAAAAGGTCAAGAATTTGTTGGCCACCCAACCGGATCTCATTGCCTCGGCGAATCCAGGCTGTGCGCTCCAGCTGCAGAAGCACTTGCGGGAACAGGGGCAAACGATACCGGTTTGGCATCCGATCGCGTTGCTCGATCGGGCGACCCGAGGCGAGTCTTTGTAG
- a CDS encoding TIGR02652 family protein — protein MNLALQQYPIFGPDIQCPHCRQTIPALTLTDTYLCPRHGAFEVNPDTEELVHLQSGRQWRRWNGEWYRQHTHPDGIRFEIHEALDRLYTQGYKATRVIIAQRYRDLISTYLDRSTSWRGQGDVVKPRLYGLPVDFSPDPSEEPCWNVINFDLEKEPGAPTRYPYFRLFE, from the coding sequence ATGAACCTAGCCCTGCAGCAATACCCAATTTTTGGCCCAGACATTCAGTGTCCCCATTGCCGTCAAACGATTCCGGCCCTAACCCTGACGGATACCTACCTATGCCCACGACACGGGGCTTTTGAGGTTAACCCGGATACGGAGGAATTGGTGCATCTTCAGTCGGGACGGCAGTGGCGGCGTTGGAACGGGGAATGGTATCGCCAGCACACCCACCCAGACGGCATTCGTTTTGAAATTCACGAAGCCCTCGATCGCCTCTATACCCAGGGTTACAAGGCCACTCGTGTCATCATTGCCCAGCGCTACCGGGATTTGATCAGCACGTACCTCGATCGCAGTACGTCCTGGCGGGGGCAGGGGGATGTGGTAAAACCCCGGTTATACGGCTTGCCGGTGGATTTTAGTCCCGATCCGTCAGAGGAACCCTGCTGGAACGTGATCAATTTTGACCTAGAGAAGGAACCGGGTGCCCCTACTCGCTACCCCTACTTCCGGCTGTTTGAGTAA
- the rsfS gene encoding ribosome silencing factor, whose protein sequence is MLDDTNPILTTSRPPAGLVNAPEPVDSFSLVLTIVAAADERKGADIVVLDVVEVSYLADYFVIVTGFSSAQLRAIARSITERVEATWQRLPRNVEGQAEGGWILQDYGDVVTHLFLPQQRAFYDIESFWGHAKRVPLPNVDLASPQPASLS, encoded by the coding sequence ATGCTAGATGACACCAACCCCATCCTGACGACATCGCGCCCACCCGCGGGCCTAGTCAATGCCCCTGAGCCGGTAGACAGTTTCTCTCTAGTGTTGACGATCGTAGCGGCAGCCGATGAACGCAAGGGGGCGGATATCGTGGTACTTGATGTGGTCGAGGTGTCCTATTTAGCGGATTATTTTGTGATTGTTACCGGGTTTTCCAGTGCGCAACTGCGGGCGATCGCGCGCTCAATTACGGAACGGGTAGAAGCGACCTGGCAGCGGTTGCCGCGCAATGTGGAGGGGCAGGCCGAGGGGGGGTGGATTCTACAAGACTACGGCGATGTGGTCACCCACTTATTCCTACCCCAGCAGCGGGCGTTTTATGACATTGAATCGTTCTGGGGCCATGCCAAACGGGTACCGTTGCCCAACGTTGACCTAGCCAGCCCCCAGCCCGCCTCGTTATCCTAG
- a CDS encoding LppP/LprE family lipoprotein, protein MLLVPALMLLTPTIARADRPVGGSWLDRAENWNRPGASVPPAGGGNLANCPNNRRAAALPEDALVTTAGWTLTGAAYLHGPTTVVMGMADVDGMCRLRQYQVFVFHKGQFAGTLSPQPMDARTDGSLVSHDLYRDDYLGATFARYTPADALCCPSAESYLSYVIQMQAGKPLLVPQLPASWEATGQ, encoded by the coding sequence GTGTTGCTGGTACCTGCCCTCATGCTCCTGACCCCAACGATCGCCCGTGCCGATCGTCCGGTGGGCGGTAGCTGGCTCGATCGGGCTGAGAACTGGAACCGACCGGGTGCCTCGGTGCCCCCAGCGGGTGGCGGTAATTTGGCCAACTGCCCCAACAATCGGCGAGCAGCAGCCTTACCCGAAGATGCCTTAGTGACCACGGCGGGCTGGACGTTAACCGGGGCAGCCTACCTACACGGGCCAACGACTGTGGTTATGGGCATGGCCGATGTCGATGGGATGTGTCGCCTGCGCCAGTATCAGGTCTTCGTCTTCCACAAGGGCCAATTTGCCGGGACCCTATCGCCGCAGCCAATGGATGCCCGCACCGATGGCAGCTTGGTCAGCCATGACCTGTATCGCGATGATTACCTGGGTGCAACATTTGCTCGCTACACCCCCGCCGATGCCCTCTGTTGCCCATCGGCAGAAAGTTATCTGAGTTATGTCATTCAGATGCAGGCGGGTAAACCCTTGCTCGTCCCCCAGTTGCCCGCCAGTTGGGAGGCTACGGGCCAATAA
- a CDS encoding alpha/beta fold hydrolase encodes MFQPLGFQQTSIVTSLGRIVYDTADPKSWLENLAPPREPEPEADPLTASARPTPEPDTSTPWPTLVFLHGFGGGSSAYEWSKVYPAFVTDCRILAPDLLGWGRSEHPARDYRIDDYLTTIAEFLEQTCSGPVTVIASSLTAAFCIRLAIARPELFQALILTTPAGLSDFGEDYRRNFFAQLVGTPVLDRLLYSFAIATEGGIRSFLETRQFANPDRVYPELVAAYLASASQPNAEYSALAFVRGDLCFDLSLTIADLTTPTAILWGEESQFTGPDLGQRLAALNPKAIKLFQRLPGIGLTPQLEAPELTIALIRHCLTLLQGATDAPEGSTPEGS; translated from the coding sequence ATGTTTCAACCTCTTGGCTTTCAGCAAACCTCGATCGTGACTTCCCTGGGACGTATCGTTTACGATACCGCCGACCCCAAGTCCTGGCTGGAGAATTTGGCTCCCCCGCGTGAGCCTGAGCCAGAAGCCGACCCACTTACCGCATCTGCCCGACCCACTCCTGAACCAGACACCTCAACGCCTTGGCCCACCTTGGTCTTTCTGCACGGTTTTGGGGGCGGCTCCTCGGCCTATGAGTGGTCCAAAGTTTACCCGGCCTTTGTCACCGACTGTCGCATCCTCGCACCTGATCTGTTGGGGTGGGGGCGCTCCGAACATCCGGCCCGTGACTACCGAATTGACGATTACCTGACGACGATTGCTGAATTTCTAGAGCAAACCTGTAGCGGGCCAGTGACCGTCATTGCTTCCTCGCTCACAGCGGCCTTCTGCATTCGTCTGGCGATCGCCCGTCCAGAATTATTTCAAGCTCTGATTCTTACCACCCCGGCTGGACTTTCGGATTTTGGGGAAGACTACCGGCGCAATTTCTTTGCCCAGTTAGTCGGTACACCGGTGCTTGATCGTCTGCTCTATAGTTTTGCCATTGCCACCGAGGGCGGTATCCGCAGCTTCCTGGAAACGCGCCAATTTGCCAACCCCGATCGCGTCTATCCGGAACTGGTGGCGGCCTATTTAGCGTCGGCCAGTCAACCCAATGCGGAATACAGTGCCCTGGCGTTTGTGCGGGGGGATCTGTGCTTTGATTTATCGTTGACGATCGCTGACCTAACCACGCCGACGGCCATCCTGTGGGGGGAAGAATCCCAGTTTACGGGTCCCGATCTGGGGCAACGGCTGGCGGCGCTGAATCCCAAGGCCATTAAACTGTTTCAACGCCTGCCGGGTATCGGCCTCACCCCCCAACTCGAAGCCCCGGAACTGACGATCGCCCTGATCCGCCATTGTCTGACGCTGTTACAGGGGGCTACTGATGCGCCTGAGGGTTCCACACCTGAGGGTTCTTGA
- a CDS encoding phosphoribosylanthranilate isomerase has protein sequence MRIKICGITQPAQGLAIAHLGATALGFICVPRSPRYVSPDQLRAIAAALLADPVARHVDRIGVFADAPLAVIRERVAIGQLTAIQLHGHEDPDFCQQVRDHFPQQEVIKACRIAGPLGLITPQITPFLSAIDTLLLDAYHPQKLGGTGQALDWQCLQTFRPPCPWFLAGGLTPANVRAALQWVQPQGIDLSSGVEVAPGVKDLAKVKQLFQELAIVKYAGCNS, from the coding sequence GTGCGCATCAAAATTTGTGGAATTACCCAACCGGCTCAGGGGCTTGCCATTGCCCATCTGGGAGCGACGGCTTTGGGGTTTATCTGTGTGCCCCGTTCCCCCCGCTACGTTTCGCCAGACCAATTACGGGCGATCGCGGCAGCTCTGCTGGCTGATCCAGTCGCCCGCCACGTGGATCGGATTGGGGTTTTTGCAGATGCGCCACTGGCCGTCATTCGGGAGAGGGTTGCGATCGGGCAGTTAACGGCGATCCAACTCCACGGCCACGAAGATCCTGACTTTTGCCAACAGGTACGAGACCACTTTCCCCAACAGGAGGTGATCAAGGCGTGCCGCATTGCTGGCCCGCTTGGGCTGATCACACCCCAGATCACACCCTTTCTAAGCGCGATCGACACTTTACTCTTAGACGCTTACCATCCTCAGAAGTTGGGCGGAACGGGTCAAGCCCTGGATTGGCAATGCCTCCAAACTTTCCGTCCCCCCTGTCCCTGGTTCCTGGCGGGGGGCCTGACTCCGGCCAATGTCCGGGCAGCTCTCCAGTGGGTTCAGCCCCAAGGGATTGATCTTTCTAGTGGGGTAGAGGTAGCACCAGGGGTTAAGGATCTGGCCAAGGTCAAGCAATTATTCCAGGAATTAGCGATCGTCAAATACGCTGGGTGCAATTCCTGA
- a CDS encoding DUF2854 domain-containing protein translates to MFRKISLGSLGLWVGGTLTLIGFIAYFVLDNATLNLVGFFYGFPLLLGGLALKSSELKPVPFTQPTSPEVLALRQQQATAIQQQVRADLDRYRYGQKAHFEQALAYLGLSPSDEVRPVVTGMREAAIDHAYALILEFDSPAIPLATWQQKQEKMDSFFGAGVRVAVSQLASDRIELSLIATPETLTD, encoded by the coding sequence ATGTTTCGCAAAATTTCTCTCGGTAGCCTGGGCCTCTGGGTAGGTGGAACGCTAACCCTCATCGGATTTATTGCCTACTTTGTGCTAGATAATGCCACACTGAACTTAGTAGGGTTTTTCTATGGGTTTCCGCTCTTGCTGGGGGGGCTGGCCCTGAAGTCCTCAGAACTCAAGCCAGTTCCGTTTACGCAACCCACTTCACCGGAGGTGTTGGCTTTGCGGCAGCAACAGGCAACGGCGATCCAACAGCAGGTGCGCGCAGATCTTGATCGCTATCGCTATGGTCAAAAGGCCCATTTTGAGCAAGCCTTAGCCTATCTTGGCCTCAGTCCCTCGGATGAGGTACGGCCTGTGGTGACGGGGATGCGGGAAGCGGCGATCGATCATGCCTATGCCCTGATCCTGGAGTTTGACTCACCGGCCATTCCTCTGGCCACCTGGCAACAGAAGCAGGAGAAGATGGACAGTTTTTTCGGGGCAGGAGTGCGGGTGGCAGTGAGCCAACTGGCCAGCGATCGCATTGAACTCAGTCTCATTGCAACCCCAGAAACCCTGACTGACTGA
- a CDS encoding VOC family protein, with the protein MHHAAIRTANIHRAIAFYEQLGFTVQERFTTGYTLACWLEGLGGRIELIQIPQPRPAADAFSDEHYTGYYHLSFDLTDDLTERAIDLPTWLAALRTQFEQAAARQPDQLAPLTVLLEPQQQMIGDRVYEVLFLADADGLPLEFIRRLT; encoded by the coding sequence ATGCACCACGCTGCCATTCGGACGGCTAATATCCACCGAGCGATCGCCTTTTATGAGCAATTAGGATTTACCGTCCAGGAGCGTTTCACGACGGGCTATACCCTAGCCTGCTGGCTGGAGGGACTGGGGGGCCGCATTGAACTCATCCAGATTCCCCAACCACGACCGGCTGCCGATGCCTTTAGTGACGAACACTACACCGGCTATTACCACCTCTCCTTTGATCTGACGGATGATCTGACCGAACGCGCGATCGATCTGCCCACGTGGTTGGCAGCCCTGCGAACCCAATTTGAACAGGCGGCAGCGCGTCAGCCCGATCAACTGGCTCCCCTGACGGTACTCCTGGAACCCCAACAGCAAATGATTGGCGATCGTGTCTATGAGGTGCTGTTCCTGGCCGACGCGGATGGTCTGCCGTTAGAATTTATCCGGCGTTTGACTTGA
- a CDS encoding class I SAM-dependent methyltransferase, with protein MTVCQPFASGCRAPYDPETVFDRKARFFDRWALTYDWLLPSVFYQAVHQRLLEYVQLPEAAIVLDIGCGTGRLLNRLAARYPDLRGYGLDLAPVMLQQARRSNQHHPRLIFKQGRSDAIPFGDNFFNAAFSTISFLHYPDPQAVMGEVYRVLQPGGRFYLVDYTTTFLTGCRQAIAVSPGGLRFYSRSAREALGQQAHLTCIGHHSLIGPVLLTIFQKQALLSLWWGRYAPPP; from the coding sequence ATGACTGTCTGCCAACCCTTTGCGTCGGGGTGCCGTGCCCCCTATGACCCCGAAACGGTGTTCGATCGTAAGGCCCGTTTTTTCGATCGCTGGGCTTTGACCTATGATTGGCTCTTGCCATCGGTGTTCTATCAGGCCGTTCACCAACGGCTACTGGAATACGTGCAACTCCCAGAAGCAGCCATTGTCCTGGATATTGGCTGTGGAACGGGACGGTTACTGAATCGCCTCGCGGCCCGCTATCCTGATTTACGGGGGTATGGGCTTGACCTTGCGCCTGTGATGCTGCAACAGGCCCGCCGGAGTAATCAGCACCATCCCCGCCTGATCTTCAAGCAGGGCCGCAGTGACGCAATTCCCTTTGGAGATAATTTCTTCAATGCTGCTTTCAGCACAATTAGTTTCCTGCATTATCCCGATCCCCAAGCGGTGATGGGTGAAGTGTATCGAGTGCTGCAACCGGGAGGACGATTTTATCTGGTGGACTACACCACCACGTTTCTGACGGGCTGTCGGCAGGCAATCGCCGTTTCCCCAGGGGGCTTGCGGTTCTATTCGCGATCGGCACGGGAAGCCTTGGGACAGCAAGCACATTTAACTTGTATTGGCCATCACTCCTTGATTGGCCCAGTGCTATTGACAATCTTTCAAAAACAGGCTCTTCTGAGTTTATGGTGGGGGCGCTACGCGCCCCCACCATAA